A genomic region of Procambarus clarkii isolate CNS0578487 chromosome 30, FALCON_Pclarkii_2.0, whole genome shotgun sequence contains the following coding sequences:
- the LOC138369827 gene encoding SUMO-interacting motif-containing protein 1-like has product MQLCMVADFVAAVPVEYKSAMLSKAQRHLQGLASRLQTSASRLEARGSKLQSLGSRLQVPGSRLWTPRSWLQTSGSRFQASDSRLQDPGSRLQSPDSRLQAPESRLPTPDSRHQNPGSRLQTPGSRLQALGSRLQAPGFRLQSPGSRLQAPESRLQDSDSRLLAPGSSLQTPGSRLQTPGSRLQASDSRLQAPVSRLQTPGSRLQDSDSRLQTPGFRIQAPGFRIKAPGSRLQAPGSRLQAPGSRLQTPGSRLQTPASRLQAPVSRLQTPDSRLQAPGIRLRLQSLGSRLKGPDSRLQTPDSRIQSPGSRLQAPESRLQAPVSRLQALGSRLQAPGSSLQAPDSRLQTPGFRLQAPDSRIQNPGSRLQNQGSRIQAPGSRLQAPGSRLQTPGSRLQAPDSRLQALSFRR; this is encoded by the exons CCTCCCGGCTCCAGACTTCAGCCTCCCGGCTCGAGGCTCGAGGCTCCAAACTCCAGTCTCTAGGCTCCAGACTCCAGGTTCCAGGCTCTAGACTCTGGACTCCACGCTCCTGGCTCCAGACTTCAGGCTCCCGGTTCCAGGCTTCAGACTCCAGGCTCCAGGATCCTGGCTCCAGGCTCCAGTCTCCAGACTCCAGACTCCAGGCTCCAGAGTCCAGGCTTCCGACTCCAGACTCCAGGCATCAGAATCCAGGCTCTAGGCTCCAGACTCCAGGCTCCAGACTCCAGGCTCTAGGCTCCAGACTCCAGGCTCCAGGCTTCAGGCTCCAGTCTCCAGGCTCCAGACTCCAGGCTCCAGAGTCCAGACTCCAGGATTCAGACTCCAGGCTCCTGGCTCCAGGCTCCAGTCTCCAGACTCCAGGCTCTAGGCTCCAGActccaggctccaggctccaggcttcagactccaggctccaggctccagTCTCCAGGCTCCAGACTCCAGGCTCCAGACTCCAGGATTCAGACTCCAGGCTCCAGACTCCAGGATTCAGAATCCAGGCTCCAGGCTTCAGAATCAAGGCTCCAGGATCCAGGCTTCAGGCTCCAGGCTCCAGACTCCAGGCGCCAGGCTCTAGGCTTCAGActccaggctccaggctccagACTCCAG CCTCCCGGCTTCAGGCTCCTGTCTCTAGGCTCCAGACTCCAGACTCCAGACTCCAGGCTCCCGGCATCAGGCTCAGGCTCCAGTCTCTAGGTTCCAGGCTCAAGGGTCCAGACTCTAGGCTCCAGACTCCAGACTCCAGGATTCAGTCTCCAGGCTCCAGACTCCAGGCTCCAGAGTCCAGACTCCAGGCTCCAGTCTCCAGACTCCAGGCTCTAGGCTCCAGActccaggctccaggctccagTCTCCAGGCTCCAGACTCCAGGCTTCAGACTCCAGGATTCAGACTCCAGGCTCCAGACTCCAGGATTCAGAATCCAGGCTCCAGGCTTCAGAATCAAGGCTCCAGGAtccaggctccaggctccagACTCCAGGCGCCAGGCTCTAGGCTTCAGActccaggctccaggctccaggctccagACTCCAGGCTACAGGCTCTAAGTTTCAGACGCTAG